Proteins from a genomic interval of Acanthopagrus latus isolate v.2019 chromosome 7, fAcaLat1.1, whole genome shotgun sequence:
- the pdyn gene encoding proenkephalin-B — MEWYVLVLMLSLPPSIHANCSSQCQKCAQQILGSDVAPSSLSCGAECEGQMKSCGQAPGLPDFSQDEAAEEDESQQTDLVKRYGGFIKRIDKSKNKVFTSPWHDNYILKAGVLPKKYEDLLKRLEERGVDEPEDPDDAPDDQMLRSYVKRYGGFLRKFGPKSKRSSSAEQESQEPEELQKRYGGFMRRIRPKLNNLKWDKRYGGFLRRHFKISVRSVEEPYYSYDDLSL, encoded by the exons ATGGAGTGGTATGTCCTGGTGTTGATGCTGAGCTTGCCGCCCTCCATCCACGCAAATTGCTCTTCACAGTGTCAGAAATGCGCACAGCAGATTCTTGGCTCCGACGTCGCCCCCAGCAGCCTG tcGTGCGGTGCGGAGTGTGAGGGCCAGATGAAGAGCTGTGGCCAGGCTCCCGGGCTGCCAGACTTCAGCCAGGACGAGGCAGCGGAGGAGGACGAGAGCCAGCAGACAGACCTGGTCAAACGCTACGGTGGCTTCATCAAAAGGATCGACAAGAGCAAGAACAAAGTATTCACCTCTCCGTGGCACGACAATTATATCCTGAAGGCCGGCGTACTGCCCAAGAAGTACGAGGACTTGTTGAAGAGGCTGGAAGAGAGAGGTGTAGACGAGCCGGAGGACCCAGACGATGCTCCGGATGATCAGATGCTCCGTAGTTACGTCAAACGATACGGTGGCTTTTTACGCAAATTCGGCCCGAAGTCAAAGAGGAGTAGTTCCGCAGAGCAGGAGAGCCAGGAGCCAGAGGAGCTACAGAAACGCTATGGAGGCTTCATGAGGAGGATCAGACCAAAATTAAACAACCTGAAATGGGACAAGCGATACGGAGGCTTTCTGCGCCGCCACTTCAAAATATCTGTGCGCTCAGTGGAGGAGCCATATTACTCCTATGATGACTTGAGCTTATAG